One window from the genome of Malacoplasma penetrans HF-2 encodes:
- a CDS encoding HU family DNA-binding protein, which translates to MAIKSTHKLIDDNKKPLTKKEIIKLISNNSNISEPIIKELIEDLLSLIKAELDRCEQFRLFDLGKIKVKPGHKKLTTNPLTGETSTEWTKSKIKFVFSKQYKELVETFYTESEDLKSRE; encoded by the coding sequence ATGGCAATTAAATCAACACACAAGTTAATTGATGATAACAAAAAACCTCTTACTAAAAAAGAAATCATTAAGCTTATCAGTAATAACTCAAACATTAGTGAACCTATTATTAAAGAATTAATTGAAGACTTATTATCTTTAATTAAAGCAGAGCTTGATAGATGTGAACAGTTCAGATTGTTTGATTTAGGAAAGATTAAAGTTAAACCAGGACACAAAAAATTAACAACTAACCCATTAACTGGTGAAACTTCTACTGAATGAACTAAAAGTAAAATTAAATTTGTTTTCTCAAAACAATATAAAGAATTAGTTGAAACTTTTTATACAGAATCAGAAGATCTTAAATCAAGAGAATAA
- a CDS encoding MYPE2350 family membrane protein has protein sequence MDNELNKSKKNEPILEPIKNHVEYDNRNGYYNGNNFNNPYMMSNQNSGASADVLNLVKFIRKICPLIVLFFIMGTIILIVGLATYTAIIEDRKYLENNFYEFSQGPNPGVIWIAFSSIFFIAMFFSEIFLIIKISSFKNENNQIGNLKLGKILLIIGLIIPIFSVIECFILYYKSSKILGYSGLKTLA, from the coding sequence ATGGATAATGAATTAAATAAATCAAAGAAAAATGAACCGATATTAGAACCAATTAAAAATCATGTGGAATATGATAATAGAAATGGATATTACAATGGTAATAATTTTAATAATCCATATATGATGAGTAATCAAAATTCTGGTGCATCTGCAGATGTTTTGAATTTAGTAAAATTTATTAGGAAAATATGTCCTCTAATAGTTTTGTTTTTTATAATGGGGACTATTATATTAATAGTTGGTCTTGCTACATATACAGCAATAATAGAAGATAGAAAATATTTAGAAAATAATTTTTATGAATTCTCACAAGGTCCAAACCCTGGTGTAATTTGAATAGCTTTTTCTTCCATCTTTTTTATTGCTATGTTTTTCTCAGAAATTTTTCTAATTATTAAAATAAGTAGTTTCAAAAATGAAAACAATCAAATAGGAAACCTTAAACTTGGTAAAATACTATTAATTATAGGACTTATAATTCCAATATTTTCTGTCATAGAGTGTTTTATCCTTTATTATAAATCATCAAAGATATTAGGTTATTCAGGTTTAAAAACCCTTGCTTAA
- a CDS encoding Holliday junction resolvase RecU, with product MNYFANKGMYIEELIEKSINYYLFNNICFIEKRYLPIKIIKRSGNVIEGKLLNKSYVDYAGLINGRYISFEAKQTENDKFMLSQIKEHQLNHLNLISRLNGISFLILHFYCEDKTFLIPYSQIENWITKQKIKSVDLNFLMKEKESKNVFILEVCFPGILNIYETVKQIIN from the coding sequence ATGAACTATTTTGCAAATAAAGGAATGTACATTGAAGAATTAATTGAGAAATCTATTAATTATTATTTATTTAATAATATTTGTTTTATAGAAAAAAGATATTTGCCAATAAAAATAATTAAGAGATCTGGGAATGTTATTGAAGGCAAATTACTAAATAAATCATATGTTGATTATGCTGGATTAATTAATGGGAGATACATTTCTTTTGAAGCCAAACAAACAGAAAATGACAAGTTCATGTTAAGTCAAATAAAAGAGCATCAATTAAATCATTTGAACTTGATAAGCAGACTAAATGGTATCAGTTTTTTAATACTTCATTTTTATTGTGAGGACAAAACTTTTTTAATTCCTTATTCTCAAATTGAAAATTGAATAACTAAACAAAAAATAAAAAGTGTTGATCTTAATTTTTTAATGAAAGAAAAGGAAAGTAAAAATGTATTTATTTTAGAAGTTTGCTTTCCGGGAATTTTAAATATTTATGAAACTGTAAAGCAAATTATTAATTAG
- a CDS encoding transposase, whose translation MKEIIKNNLTKLENSRFWILEEMGSLNKKGKLNPKTLSNKTGYSIKQSRRFIKSFKDNTFLISHKNKNKENANKVKDEVKRAIIEKYIEVTTPYKEMSDGHYEMTHLDFYLDEIKDKFNVKYGFVNKLLNENFLLTSYSKKSTRKTMKKKLKEGNLAELKIQEKILEFLRKYKPTYTEYLKTKNPPYVKHNYDFGHIVEVDACVSVWIGIKKYYIYHAIDAGTGKLLGFWMDDEETNFGYCKLLKQVLEKYGAPNIIKTDRRKTFWSENSVTNLTYCLNKLEIQVKSESQPTFKANVERSFKNAQQIYYKLFLKHGLNTKEKIQKNYQLIVDAYNQRYKKSEKGKRNQFIKLSKDDLKDLFYTTKICKVLKGFYFFHNGKAIGLFTKEDKRVNMKNQILLRTNMLTGEKFVLDKNTKYFAREINDDLLNEYINEIHDNEFLKLEKIKRKSIATSKAIYQKNENTRIALERWSNSLKEREEKIKIREIELSLNI comes from the coding sequence ATGAAAGAAATAATAAAAAACAATTTAACAAAATTGGAAAATAGTAGGTTCTGAATTTTAGAAGAAATGGGTTCTTTGAATAAAAAAGGAAAGTTAAATCCAAAAACTTTAAGTAATAAAACAGGATATTCAATCAAACAATCTAGAAGGTTTATAAAAAGTTTTAAAGATAATACTTTTTTGATTAGCCATAAAAACAAAAACAAAGAAAATGCTAACAAAGTAAAAGATGAAGTAAAAAGAGCAATTATAGAGAAATATATTGAAGTAACTACCCCATACAAAGAAATGAGTGATGGTCATTATGAAATGACTCATTTGGATTTTTATTTAGACGAAATAAAAGACAAGTTTAATGTTAAATATGGATTTGTAAATAAACTTCTAAATGAAAATTTTTTACTCACTTCATATTCAAAAAAGAGCACAAGAAAAACTATGAAGAAAAAACTTAAAGAAGGTAATTTAGCAGAGTTAAAAATCCAGGAAAAAATTTTGGAATTTCTAAGAAAATATAAACCAACCTATACAGAATATTTAAAAACCAAAAATCCCCCTTATGTAAAACACAACTATGATTTCGGTCACATAGTTGAAGTAGATGCTTGTGTTAGTGTTTGAATAGGAATTAAAAAATACTACATATACCATGCTATTGATGCTGGGACTGGTAAGTTACTAGGTTTTTGAATGGACGATGAGGAAACAAATTTTGGGTATTGTAAACTGCTTAAACAGGTCCTAGAAAAGTATGGGGCTCCAAATATTATAAAAACAGATAGAAGAAAAACATTTTGATCTGAGAATTCAGTTACCAATTTAACTTATTGTTTAAATAAACTAGAAATACAAGTTAAGTCAGAAAGCCAACCAACTTTTAAAGCTAATGTTGAAAGATCATTTAAAAATGCACAACAAATTTATTACAAATTATTTTTAAAACATGGTTTGAATACTAAAGAAAAAATACAAAAGAACTATCAGTTAATTGTTGATGCTTACAATCAAAGATATAAAAAGTCTGAAAAAGGAAAAAGAAACCAATTCATAAAATTAAGTAAAGATGATTTAAAAGACTTGTTCTATACAACTAAGATTTGTAAAGTTCTAAAAGGTTTTTATTTTTTCCATAATGGGAAGGCTATAGGTTTGTTCACCAAAGAAGATAAAAGAGTTAATATGAAAAATCAAATCTTATTAAGAACCAACATGTTAACGGGTGAAAAATTTGTACTTGATAAAAATACTAAATATTTTGCCAGAGAAATAAATGATGATTTATTAAACGAATATATAAATGAGATTCATGATAATGAGTTTTTAAAATTAGAAAAAATTAAAAGAAAAAGTATAGCTACTTCGAAAGCTATTTATCAAAAAAATGAAAACACAAGAATAGCTTTAGAAAGATGAAGCAACAGTTTAAAAGAAAGGGAGGAAAAAATTAAAATTAGAGAAATTGAACTTTCTTTAAATATTTAA
- a CDS encoding MYPE2350 family membrane protein — translation MAHTWWTTIITNQEEYYNIFWKIKKTAKSILWLYLVFFIAFFIMLLSYVFIMVPIISNPEEASLKSSVLIGIALIAISSLLLMGIGIAIFVLEIMLTVRVSGAEGKHPEFRNTSTHTVLLIIGIILFWPCVVIDCFILNSKCNRVLENSTYLA, via the coding sequence ATGGCCCATACATGATGAACAACCATTATAACCAATCAAGAAGAATATTATAATATTTTCTGAAAAATAAAGAAAACTGCAAAATCAATCTTATGACTATATTTGGTATTCTTCATTGCATTTTTTATAATGTTACTATCTTATGTTTTTATCATGGTACCTATTATTTCTAATCCAGAAGAAGCTAGTTTAAAAAGTTCGGTTCTTATTGGTATTGCTTTAATAGCCATATCATCTCTCTTATTAATGGGAATAGGGATAGCAATATTTGTCCTTGAAATAATGTTGACTGTTAGAGTTTCAGGAGCTGAGGGCAAGCACCCAGAGTTTAGAAACACATCAACTCATACAGTGTTATTAATTATAGGAATTATACTATTCTGACCATGTGTAGTTATAGATTGTTTTATCTTAAATTCTAAATGTAATAGAGTATTAGAAAATTCAACTTATTTAGCTTAA
- a CDS encoding ABC transporter ATP-binding protein, protein MKTAKILFKSIRENKLYSWLSIIFVALESVCEAIIPFIISLLINEIEAILNTGSVSWNNFALYASLLVILTTISLVFGVLSGIYCARAGAGFSYNLRLDMFKKIQGFSFENIDKFQSSSLITRMTTDVVNVQNAFTTIIRIVIRVPLMIVFSVVMAFVVNASLAWIFLLCIPTLGGVIIFIFYKVYPLFKKIFNRYDSLNNSIHENIKGIRVVKTYVREEYEKQKFAKESDNIAKNFIKAEKIIALMNPINSFFFWFCYSLMAILGAYLSIGLLQLGGVPVTYGELSSLIIYGVNVLGNLTTLFMIIVIVGISITSSKRIVEVLQEESTLHNPENPVYEVKDGSIEFNNVNFSYVKDSEKFALSNINLKINSGETIGIIGDTGSSKTSFINLISRLYDVTNGNVKVGGIDVKEYDLDTLRKNVAVVLQKNVLFSGTIEENMRWGDEKATLEEIIEACKISQADEFVSRFPDQYNTYLEEGGTNLSGGQKQRLCIARALLRRPKILILDDSTSAVDTKTDSLIRTKLKEYIPSTTKIIISQRISSIEDADKIIVINKGEIDAFGNHKELLKTNSIYKEIYAIQNRIGGKKNETASK, encoded by the coding sequence ATGAAAACAGCCAAAATATTATTTAAATCTATTAGAGAAAACAAATTGTACTCTTGATTGAGTATTATTTTTGTTGCTTTAGAATCGGTTTGTGAAGCTATTATCCCTTTTATAATTTCTTTATTAATTAATGAAATTGAAGCAATTCTAAATACAGGTTCAGTTAGCTGAAACAATTTTGCTTTGTATGCATCACTATTAGTTATCCTTACTACAATTTCATTAGTTTTTGGAGTGTTATCAGGAATTTATTGTGCAAGAGCAGGAGCTGGATTCTCATACAACTTAAGATTGGATATGTTTAAAAAGATTCAAGGTTTTTCTTTTGAAAATATAGATAAATTTCAATCATCTAGTTTAATAACAAGAATGACAACTGATGTGGTCAATGTTCAAAATGCATTTACTACCATTATTAGAATTGTAATTAGGGTTCCTTTAATGATTGTTTTTTCAGTTGTTATGGCTTTTGTTGTTAATGCATCATTAGCTTGAATATTCTTACTATGTATTCCAACTCTTGGTGGGGTAATTATTTTTATTTTCTATAAAGTATATCCATTATTTAAAAAGATTTTTAATCGTTATGATAGTTTAAACAATTCAATCCATGAAAATATTAAAGGGATTAGAGTTGTAAAAACATATGTAAGAGAAGAATATGAAAAGCAAAAGTTTGCAAAAGAATCTGATAATATTGCAAAAAACTTTATTAAAGCAGAAAAGATAATTGCTTTAATGAATCCAATTAATAGTTTCTTTTTCTGATTCTGTTATTCTTTAATGGCAATTTTAGGTGCTTATTTATCAATTGGTTTATTACAATTAGGTGGAGTTCCTGTTACTTATGGTGAACTATCATCATTAATTATTTATGGTGTAAATGTTTTAGGTAACTTAACCACTCTATTTATGATTATTGTAATTGTAGGGATTTCTATTACTTCATCAAAAAGAATTGTTGAAGTTTTACAAGAAGAAAGTACATTACATAATCCTGAAAATCCAGTTTATGAAGTTAAAGATGGGTCAATTGAATTCAATAATGTTAATTTTTCTTATGTAAAAGATTCAGAAAAATTTGCATTAAGTAACATTAATTTAAAAATTAACTCAGGTGAAACTATTGGAATTATAGGAGATACTGGATCTTCTAAAACATCTTTCATTAATTTAATTTCACGTTTGTATGATGTTACAAATGGAAATGTTAAAGTAGGTGGAATAGATGTTAAAGAATATGATCTAGATACTTTAAGAAAAAATGTTGCTGTTGTTTTACAAAAGAATGTTTTATTCTCAGGGACAATTGAAGAAAACATGAGATGGGGAGATGAAAAAGCAACACTAGAAGAAATTATAGAAGCTTGTAAAATTTCACAAGCTGATGAATTTGTTTCTAGATTTCCAGATCAATACAATACATACTTAGAAGAAGGTGGAACAAATTTAAGTGGTGGTCAAAAACAAAGATTGTGTATTGCAAGAGCTTTATTAAGAAGACCAAAAATTTTAATTTTAGATGACTCAACAAGTGCTGTTGATACAAAGACAGATTCATTGATAAGAACTAAATTAAAAGAATATATTCCTTCAACTACTAAGATTATTATTTCTCAAAGAATTTCATCTATCGAAGATGCTGACAAAATCATAGTAATAAATAAAGGTGAAATAGATGCTTTTGGAAATCATAAAGAGTTATTAAAAACTAATAGCATTTATAAAGAGATTTATGCTATTCAAAATCGTATAGGAGGTAAGAAAAATGAAACAGCAAGCAAATAA
- a CDS encoding MYPE2350 family membrane protein — protein sequence MDTDFKKTNSKEPVLEPIQNQAVYDNRNGYYNNHFNNPYMMNNQNSSASVDVLNTIKWIRKTSAKIVFFYIITVALLIVGLVTYLSMSATSKNFDNDFIDFNPISNIGLGIGIFLIGLSCVFYITIFILEILLILKLNNINGKHNEFKDVKLYKILLIIGLVIPVFSIIDCFLISSKCAKILGYSSSRRLM from the coding sequence ATGGATACAGATTTTAAAAAAACCAATAGTAAAGAACCAGTATTAGAACCAATTCAAAACCAAGCAGTATATGATAATAGAAATGGATATTATAACAATCATTTTAATAATCCATATATGATGAACAATCAAAATTCTAGCGCTTCAGTAGATGTTTTAAATACTATAAAATGAATTAGAAAAACATCAGCTAAAATTGTATTTTTTTACATAATTACTGTTGCTTTATTAATAGTTGGTCTTGTTACTTATTTATCTATGTCAGCTACATCAAAAAATTTTGACAATGATTTTATAGATTTCAATCCTATATCAAATATTGGATTGGGAATTGGAATATTTCTAATAGGATTATCTTGTGTCTTTTACATTACTATATTTATTTTAGAAATTCTTTTAATTCTTAAACTGAATAATATCAATGGTAAGCATAATGAATTTAAAGATGTTAAATTGTATAAAATCTTATTAATAATTGGGCTTGTAATTCCAGTTTTTTCAATTATTGATTGTTTCTTGATTTCTTCTAAATGTGCAAAAATATTGGGATATTCAAGTTCAAGAAGATTGATGTAA
- a CDS encoding MYPE2350 family membrane protein, giving the protein MNDNFNNNGNGPALDPTQGPNPYNNNGGYNNNNNPYNNNGYNNNGYNPYMNNQAYNPQENVNLFTKIKKHSKNMLIFYFTAIVLAIIGAILISVGAAKIALSLSNNYSGEYYDLSSFINGEWIVGVLFIVLTGIFYLVCFVIGIILVIKVNDAQGKHPEFQDITMHTVLLIIGIVILPICAIIDCFILYSKSKKALASLNAR; this is encoded by the coding sequence ATGAATGATAATTTCAATAATAATGGGAATGGTCCAGCATTAGATCCAACACAAGGACCAAACCCTTACAACAACAATGGTGGTTATAACAACAATAATAACCCATACAATAATAATGGTTATAACAATAATGGATATAATCCTTACATGAATAACCAAGCATACAACCCACAAGAAAATGTTAATTTATTTACTAAAATAAAAAAACATTCTAAGAATATGTTGATTTTCTATTTTACAGCAATTGTTTTAGCTATCATTGGTGCAATTCTTATATCAGTTGGTGCTGCAAAAATTGCTTTATCTCTTTCTAATAATTATTCAGGTGAATATTATGATCTATCAAGCTTTATTAATGGAGAATGAATTGTAGGTGTACTATTTATTGTTTTAACTGGTATATTCTATTTAGTTTGCTTTGTTATAGGAATAATTCTTGTTATAAAGGTAAATGATGCACAAGGAAAACATCCAGAATTCCAAGATATAACTATGCATACTGTTCTATTAATTATAGGGATTGTAATTTTACCTATCTGTGCAATTATAGATTGTTTCATATTATATTCTAAGAGTAAAAAAGCATTAGCTAGTTTAAATGCAAGATAA
- a CDS encoding MYPE2350 family membrane protein, whose product MDNYSKLNNPMLDLNNHENGYNNNNFRNPNWTQNENEKNIEPVIKKIKSVKRISITVLVLYLLFAMTLTASLIIYIPAMLALTLASSLSEEASPQVITLWVVGIILLTVAVISWFIKFILEIVLTVKVSKLKNKQPQFEDIQVHIILLILGIIICPICSIVDCFILVSKCSKALKDLK is encoded by the coding sequence ATGGATAACTACAGCAAATTAAATAATCCCATGCTTGATTTAAACAATCATGAAAATGGTTACAATAACAATAATTTTAGAAATCCTAATTGAACTCAAAATGAGAATGAAAAAAATATTGAACCTGTTATTAAAAAAATTAAAAGTGTTAAAAGAATATCAATCACTGTTTTAGTGTTGTATTTATTATTTGCAATGACATTAACTGCTTCTTTAATTATTTATATTCCTGCAATGCTTGCTTTAACATTAGCAAGTTCACTAAGTGAAGAAGCTTCTCCACAAGTAATTACTTTATGAGTAGTTGGGATAATACTTTTAACAGTAGCTGTAATTTCTTGATTTATTAAATTTATTTTAGAAATAGTTCTAACTGTTAAAGTTAGTAAGTTAAAAAATAAACAACCACAATTTGAAGATATCCAAGTACATATAATCTTATTAATTTTAGGAATTATAATTTGTCCAATTTGTTCAATAGTAGATTGTTTCATCTTAGTATCTAAGTGTAGTAAAGCATTAAAAGACTTAAAATAA
- a CDS encoding ABC transporter ATP-binding protein translates to MKQQANKRKSTVSKNAWRLVKYVFKSNKLLMPLIIFFTFLNAAATASTGIFVYVVTNHVIIPVIDNGVPTDNVLYTLIATAISCAVVYGLGLIGSFGYSWLTAIMGQRTLNMLRKDMFLKMESLPVKYFDQNKHGDIMSHYTNDIDAIRQFISQSLVQFFNIGFTLIIVTLAMLYFSLWLTLLLFVCAIAMVIVTQKLGGRSSKNFVKQQKVTAELEGFVEETMNGAKVIKVFSHEQQIIDDFKKVNKKVKQFSSKANEDGNMVGPILNGIGNYMYVVISIVGAALCLVPNNNGLGAMNVSISEGTSGIITPAIVVSFLSFGRTFGGYVSSISQQTPLCALAFAGSDRVFKLLDQKPEIDKGKIVLVNAKYDENKTLVEANEVTGILAWKDSMDPNKPLIELKGDIELKDVKFGYDKDNLALKGISLKAHRGEKIAFVGHTGAGKTTITNLINNFYDINEGEILYDGINIKNISKKDLRLSISVVLQDTNLFTGTIKENIRYGKLDATDDEVYEAAKVANAYDFISRLPNGFDTELVTDGTNLSQGQRQLISIARAAIANTPLLILDEATSSIDTRTEVEVQKGTDQLMSDKTVFVIAHRLSTVQNSDRIVVLEKGQIIEQGSHNELIKLKGTYYQLYTGAFELD, encoded by the coding sequence ATGAAACAGCAAGCAAATAAAAGAAAATCTACTGTTTCTAAAAATGCTTGAAGACTAGTCAAGTATGTTTTTAAAAGTAATAAACTTCTTATGCCTCTTATTATCTTTTTTACTTTTCTTAATGCAGCAGCAACCGCATCAACTGGGATATTTGTTTATGTAGTAACAAATCATGTAATTATTCCAGTAATTGATAATGGAGTTCCAACAGATAATGTTCTATATACTTTAATAGCAACAGCCATTTCTTGTGCAGTAGTTTATGGTTTGGGATTGATTGGTTCTTTTGGTTATTCATGGCTTACAGCTATTATGGGTCAAAGAACTTTAAACATGTTAAGAAAAGATATGTTTTTAAAAATGGAATCTTTACCTGTTAAGTATTTTGACCAAAACAAGCATGGGGATATCATGAGTCACTATACAAATGATATTGATGCTATTAGACAATTCATCTCTCAAAGCTTAGTTCAATTCTTTAATATTGGGTTTACTTTAATTATTGTTACTTTAGCAATGCTATATTTCTCTTTATGATTAACATTATTATTATTTGTTTGTGCAATAGCAATGGTAATAGTTACTCAAAAATTAGGGGGTAGATCTTCTAAAAACTTTGTTAAGCAACAAAAGGTAACTGCTGAACTTGAAGGTTTTGTAGAAGAAACTATGAATGGTGCTAAAGTTATTAAAGTGTTTTCACATGAACAACAAATTATTGATGACTTTAAAAAGGTAAATAAAAAAGTAAAACAATTTTCTTCAAAAGCCAATGAAGATGGGAATATGGTTGGGCCAATTCTAAATGGTATTGGAAACTATATGTATGTTGTTATTTCAATTGTTGGTGCAGCATTATGTTTGGTTCCAAATAATAATGGTCTAGGAGCTATGAATGTTTCAATTTCAGAAGGTACTAGTGGAATAATTACTCCAGCAATTGTAGTTTCATTCTTATCTTTCGGTAGAACTTTTGGTGGATATGTTTCTTCAATCTCACAACAAACTCCTTTATGTGCTTTAGCTTTTGCTGGTTCTGATCGTGTATTCAAATTATTAGATCAAAAACCTGAAATTGATAAAGGTAAAATAGTTTTAGTAAATGCTAAATATGATGAAAATAAAACATTAGTTGAAGCTAATGAAGTTACTGGAATATTGGCTTGAAAAGATTCTATGGATCCAAATAAACCATTAATAGAGTTAAAAGGTGATATTGAATTAAAAGATGTTAAGTTTGGTTATGATAAAGATAACTTAGCATTAAAGGGAATAAGCTTAAAAGCCCATCGTGGTGAAAAGATTGCCTTTGTTGGACACACAGGTGCTGGAAAAACTACAATTACTAATTTAATTAATAACTTCTATGATATTAATGAGGGTGAAATCTTATATGATGGAATTAATATTAAAAACATTTCTAAAAAAGATTTAAGATTATCTATTTCTGTAGTTTTACAAGATACTAATTTATTTACAGGAACAATTAAAGAAAATATTAGATATGGTAAATTAGATGCAACAGATGATGAAGTTTATGAAGCTGCTAAAGTTGCAAATGCTTATGACTTTATAAGTCGTTTACCAAATGGCTTTGATACAGAATTAGTAACTGATGGAACTAATTTATCTCAAGGGCAAAGACAATTGATATCAATTGCTAGAGCTGCAATTGCAAACACTCCTTTATTAATTTTAGATGAAGCAACTTCATCAATTGATACAAGAACTGAAGTTGAAGTTCAAAAAGGAACAGATCAATTAATGAGTGATAAGACAGTATTTGTAATAGCTCACCGTTTATCTACAGTTCAAAATAGTGATAGAATTGTTGTTCTAGAAAAAGGTCAAATCATTGAGCAAGGTTCTCATAATGAATTAATCAAATTAAAAGGAACTTATTACCAACTTTATACTGGTGCTTTTGAATTAGATTAA
- a CDS encoding MYPE2350 family membrane protein, whose amino-acid sequence MSNNLKKDDFAPELASGENQNASNNNNGPSPMLEPMPNNVNYNNNNNGNNPYMQNNPNYNNSGNNLGLFQKIQKLSFIIIILMLVDVLAIILVAVLAFVPFLGIFLIIALVGVAIATLVLEIMLTIKVSEAKGKHPEFQDVTVHLVLMILGIVLLPLLSFIDCFILNSKAKTVLANAR is encoded by the coding sequence GTGAGCAATAATTTGAAAAAAGATGATTTTGCTCCTGAATTAGCATCAGGTGAAAATCAAAATGCTTCTAACAATAATAATGGACCATCTCCAATGTTAGAACCAATGCCAAATAATGTTAATTATAATAACAACAATAATGGGAATAACCCATACATGCAAAATAACCCAAACTACAATAATTCAGGGAACAATCTTGGGTTATTCCAAAAGATTCAAAAACTTTCTTTTATTATAATAATTTTGATGTTAGTTGATGTACTGGCAATAATTCTTGTTGCAGTTTTAGCATTTGTACCATTTTTAGGAATATTTTTAATCATTGCATTAGTAGGTGTAGCAATTGCTACATTAGTATTAGAGATTATGTTAACAATTAAAGTCAGTGAAGCCAAAGGAAAACATCCAGAGTTCCAAGATGTTACAGTTCACTTGGTATTAATGATTTTAGGAATTGTATTACTTCCATTACTTTCATTCATTGACTGTTTCATCTTAAACTCTAAAGCTAAAACAGTACTTGCAAATGCAAGATAA